Proteins found in one Paralichthys olivaceus isolate ysfri-2021 chromosome 19, ASM2471397v2, whole genome shotgun sequence genomic segment:
- the LOC109636099 gene encoding pleckstrin homology domain-containing family G member 1 isoform X2: MPTDDYNYLPDALPPLPEVPDSGSVLSSVDIPARCLRNPAFRHASSRYCSALSMDSSPDIAERPISYSSTSSSASSRDSHCSLGSRSTLVPAPHCNPMTSDRDSGAIRLELVPARQLGCGEEEDRNEKGMDTGRGQGRQGSEQTPTEHSEPELSPVGGERTGQGPRTYVDRVVQEILDTERTYVQDLRSIVEDYLECISNQSRLALSSEDKGSLFGNIQDIYHFNRDLLHDLEKCNADPVAIAECFVSKSEEFHIYTQYCTNYPRSVAVLTECMRNKALAKFFRERQESLRHSLPLGSYLLKPVQRILKYHLLLHEIANHMEKDTETYEVVQEAIDTMQRVAWHINDMKRKHEHAVRLQEIQSQLTNWKGPDLIGYGELVLEGTFRLQRAKNERTLFLFDKLLLITKKREESFTYKAHILCCNLMLVEVIPKEPLSFSVFHYKNPKLQHTVQAKSQQDKRMWILHLKRLILENHPAKIPAKAKQAILEMDAMHHPGFHYSPDGDKKDSPQTKEGPTPRRGRRKEPLSKLLKNAKQNAANTDGEKRTSLGATLLSPVSQLALGTIGRSRSLINQSQESLDPGDHYDHSDREEGEEPHQQDADDEDDSGLGGGKRLRVPGKGSRKRLNPQASVDSIEQWKTFNMSSSDLQRARESLVREGSHHPPLLRTPRVTEEPPDSPIPSVIVTESDNSVRNIWADHRARRAMFPTRQRTMQPDDEDEDIYQMFVPTEPSAPEPEAPSERTDATSSPRTARPCSWHVEQVPAVHVDPPPNGSRVLRRASSAGEKATEARQSPDDDQAGHSNLEVIHTESSSNDISGSSSAEQLTIDDIENVYDNISYEDLKSMGLLRRDPEESQSRKETSTDAKSPQGQAARSVDEVSGITAPVIEPDSSSESNRSSTQDGRPLGTCELKIVEENIYDTICFREPPSSELKGINEGNKLQQERDSLLASEQDLMESLGGFVSEESLHFGEDEGLDASQPDYSSSSASETFSQRSQKGDKMSERVDEIWNDLENYIKNNEKKADRLPAAFPVSSSESPTKAPSVKNSPKKNPPVIIAHAVSSPTKSLPTHQPKPPPITSTPSFTIPVINLPDFQSEGTTEEEYHSPSPNSQPLPVTPEPLPGSVKSIRNRLARLSSGSFRLEDDDLVELPQRSAPQRENSLKDLHSLFPGELTGLDHPLASSSLLLGESVDFPLDLMDKSKNRVFLMARQYSQKIKKANQLLRMRSMDPGDSCSRARAEKKQKDLAAILEEKKQGGAAIGARIAEYSQLYDQVMFKDPTSPSGQTSAHHTHPGLPSSPSMPETSLESDWLHSTYSNGELASFVSSVSEVGDARASSTPQRRLTSACSIPSLKTLPPTPTTPPSQRWSSCMPAPSEKEEHVYSSIKRHPSFNAPSLPSSKPSSSAHCQSADSLRSQEQEKNNQSGLVCNRPTVDRSTDRLHGPSLGRAGRQSSLPEWSTQGQSDLTLHDGQQVVVLNRASALSILTATQNYLANFKDNGEDDDDYVEIRSEDESEQEHDRSAQRNGSSAVLSNQNRGVVQSQSLPCTPVRSCDLLRSLDHEQLEKYLWSEPQQNQPNIVQSLREKFRCLSSSSFA; encoded by the exons ATGCCAACCG ATGATTACAACTACCTGCCTGATGCATTGCCGCCCCTTCCTGAAGTCCCGGACTCTGGCTCTGTCCTGAGCTCCGTCGACATCCCGGCCCGCTGCCTGCGCAACCCAGCCTTCCGCCACGCCTCCTCACGCTACTGCTCTGCCCTCAGCATGGACTCGTCGCCCGACATTGCCGAAAGGCCGATTAGCTACAGCTCCACCTCTTCGTCCGCCTCCTCCCGGGACAGTCACTGCTCCCTGGGCAGCCGCTCCACCCTCGTCCCTGCCCCTCACTGTAACCCAATGACCTCGGACCGGGACTCCGGGGCCATTCGGTTGGAGCTGGTCCCGGCTCGGCAGCTGGGATgtggggaggaagaggacagaaatgaaaaaggcATGGACACAGGGAGGGGGCAAGGGAGACAGGGCAGCGAACAGACTCCAACAGAACATTCAGAGCCAGAGTTGAGTCCTGTGGGAGGTGAGCGGACGGGGCAGGGACCCAGGACATATGTGGACCGAGTGGTGCAGGAGATACTGGATACAGAGAGAACATACGTCCAGGACCTGCGAAGCATAGTAGAG GACTACCTGGAGTGTATCAGTAACCAATCCCGACTGGCACTGAGCTCCGAGGACAAAGGTTCACTATTCGGCAACATCCAGGACATCTACCACTTCAACAG GGACCTTCTTCACGATCTGGAGAAGTGTAACGCCGACCCTGTGGCCATCGCAGAGTGCTTCGTATCCAAG AGTGAAGAATTCCACATTTACACCCAGTACTGCACCAACTATCCACG GTCGGTGGCTGTGCTCACCGAGTGCATGAGGAACAAGGCGTTGGCCAAGTTTTTCCGTGAGCGCCAGGAATCTCTGCGGCACTCCTTGCCCCTGGGCTCCTACCTGCTCAAGCCAGTGCAGAGGATCCTCAAGTACCACCTACTGCTGCAC GAGATAGCCAACCACATGGAGAAGGACACTGAGACCTACGAGGTTGTGCAGGAAGCCATAGACACCATGCAGCGAGTGGCCTGGCACATCAACGACATGAAGAGGAAGCACGAGCACGCTGTTCGGTTGCAG GAAATCCAGAGCCAGCTGACCAACTGGAAAGGCCCTGATCTGATCGGCTACGGAGAGCTGGTTCTCGAAGGAACATTTCGTCTGCAGCGAGCCAAGAACGAGAGAACTCTCTTCCTGTTCGacaagctgctgctgatcaCCAAGAAACGAGAAGAAAGCTTTACGTATAAGGCTCACATCCTG tgttgtAACCTGATGCTGGTAGAAGTTATTCCAAAAGAACCACTGAGTTTCAGTGTGTTCCACTACAAGAATCCCAAACTGCAGCACACAGTCCAG GCCAAATCTCAACAAGACAAGCGCATGTGGATCTTACACCTGAAGAGACTCATACTTGAAAACCACCCTGCCAAAATCCCTGCGAAG GCCAAGCAAGCAATTTTGGAAATGGATGCAATGC ATCATCCCGGGTTTCATTACAGCCCTGATGGTGACAAGAAGGATTCTCCTCAAACCAAGGAGGGTCCAACTCCCCGAAGAGGACGCAGGAAAG AACCCCTGTCCAAATTACTGAAGAATGCCAAGCAGAATGCTGCAAACACAGACGGTGAAAAG AGAACAAGTCTGGGGGCCACCCTGCTCTCTCCAGTGTCCCAGCTGGCTCTGGGCACAATCGGTCGCAGCCGCAGCCTCATCAACCAATCGCAAGAATCTCTGGATCCCGGCGATCACTACGACCACAGTgacagagaagaaggagaggagccACATCAGCAGGATGCTGACGACGAGGACGACAGTGGTCTG GGAGGTGGAAAGAGGCTGAGAGTCCCCGGCAAAGGCAGCAGGAAGAGGCTGAACCCTCAGGCATCTGTCGACAGCATAGAACAGTGGAAAACCTTCAACATGAGTTCTTCAGACTTACAG AGAGCTAGAGAATCACTGGTGAGGGAGGGGAGTCACCACCCGCCTCTCCTCAGGACGCCTCGGGTCACAGAGGAACCTCCAGACTCCCCTATTCCCTCTGTCATAGTCACAGAAAGTGATAACTCAGTGAGGAACATCTGGGCTGACCATCGGGCTCGTCGGGCCATGTTCCCCACCCGCCAGAGAACCATGCAGCCTGATGACGAAGATGAGGACATTTATCAGATGTTTGTTCCCACTGAGCCCAGCGCACCAGAACCGGAGGCGCCCTCGGAGAGGACCGACGCCACCTCGTCGCCCAGGACAGCTCGTCCCTGCAGCTGGCATGTCGAACAGGTGCCTGCGGTCCATGTTGACCCACCGCCCAATGGGAGCAGAGTCCTGCGGAGGGCGAGCAGTGCAGGGGAGAAGGCTACGGAAGCTCGACAGAGCCCTGATGACGACCAGGCTGGTCACAGCAACCTGGAAGTGATCCACACTGAATCGTCAAGCAATGATATCTCTGGATCATCCTCAGCCGAGCAGCTGACAATAGACGATATTGAAAACGTTTATGACAACATCAGCTACGAGGATCTGAAGAGCATGGGCCTCCTCAGGAGAGACCCAGAGGAAAGTCAGTCAAGGAAGGAGACGTCCACAGATGCAAAGAGTCCCCAGGGCCAGGCAGCGAGGTCAGTAGATGAGGTTTCAGGGATCACAGCGCCAGTAATCGAACCAGACAGTTCCTCAGAGAGCAACCGGTCCTCCACGCAGGACGGGAGGCCGTTAGGGACATGTGAGCTTAAGATAGTGGAGGAGAACATCTACGACACCATCTGTTTCAGGGAACCGCCGTCTTCTGAGCTAAAAGGAATAAATGAAGGCAATAAACTCCAACAGGAGAGGGACAGTCTGTTGGCCTCTGAACAGGACCTGATGGAAAGTCTTGGAGGTTTTGTATCTGAGGAGAGCCTCCACTTTGGAGAGGATGAAGGACTAGACGCCTCACAGCCAGATTATTCCTCCTCGTCTGCATCTGAGACCTTTTCCCAGCGCTCACAGAAAGGGGATAAGATGTCAGAGCGGGTCGACGAGATCTGGAACGACTTAGAAAACTACATCAAGAACAATGAAAAGAAAGCTGATCGGCTTCCTGCTGCCTTCCCTGTTAGCTCAAGCGAATCTCCCACCAAAGCCCCGTCAGTGAAAAACAGCCCTAAAAAGAACCCCCCTGTAATTATTGCCCATGCAGTCAGCTCTCCAACCAAGAGTCTCCCAACACATCAGCCGAAACCCCCAcccatcacctccacaccatcATTCACCATTCCAGTCATCAACCTTCCCGATTTTCAAAGTGAAggcaccacagaagaagaatacCACAGCCCTTCACCCAACTCCCAGCCCCTCCCTGTGACCCCAGAGCCCCTCCCAGGCTCGGTGAAGAGCATCCGTAACAGACTGGCTCGCCTCAGCAGCGGCAGCTTCCGCCTAGAGGACGATGACCTGGTGGAGCTCCCTCAGCGAAGTGCTCCTCAAAGGGAGAACTCCCTCAAGGATCTCCACAGTTTGTTCCCAGGGGAACTGACAGGTCTGGACCACCCCCTGGCCTCCTCCTCGCTCCTGCTGGGCGAGTCCGTTGACTTCCCCTTGGACCTGATGGATAAATCAAAGAACAGGGTGTTCCTGATGGCACGGCAGTACAGCCAGAAGATCAAGAAGGCCAATCAGCTGCTGCGCATGAGGAGCATGGACCCTGGAGACTCCTGCAGTCGGGCCAGAGCtgagaagaagcagaaggaCCTGGCAGCAATATtagaggagaagaaacaaggGGGTGCAGCCATAG GTGCAAGAATAGCAGAGTACTCGCAGCTCTATGACCAGGTCATGTTTAAGGATCCTACAAGTCCTTCTGGTCAGACCTCCGCACACCACACCCATCCAGGGCTGCCGTCCTCCCCATCCATGCCTGAGACCTCCCTGGAGTCAGACTGGCTCCACTCCACATACAGCAACGGAGAGCTGGCCAGCTTTGTCTCCTCAGTCAGCGAGGTGGGGGACGCTCGAGCCTCTTCCACCCCACAGCGCAGACTGACCTCCGCCTGCTCCATCCCCTCCCTCAAGACTCTCCCTCCCACACCAACCACCCCACCTTCCCAGAGGTGGAGTTCGTGCATGCCGGCACCGAGCGAGAAAGAGGAGCACGTGTACAGTTCCATTAAGAGACATCCGTCCTTTAATGCACCGTCTTTACCCTCCTCCAAGCCTTCCTCATCTGCTCACTGTCAGTCGGCCGACTCTCTAAGAAGccaggagcaggagaagaacaACCAGTCTGGACTCGTATGTAACAGACCCACTGTGGATCGATCCACAGACAGACTCCATGGCCCGAGTCTGGGCCGGGCTGGCCGCCAGAGCAGCCTCCCAGAGTGGTCCACCCAGGGACAGTCAGACCTCACCTTACATGACGGCCAACAGGTGGTCGTCTTGAATCGGGCGTCTGCGCTGAGCATACTCACTGCCACTCAGAACTACCTGGCAAACTTCAAGGACAATGGTGAAGATGACGATGACTACGTTGAGATCCGCTCGGAGGACGAGAGCGAGCAGGAGCACGACAGGTCGGCGCAGAGAAACGGCAGCTCGGCCGTTCTCTCCAATCAGAATCGGGGCGTCGTCCAGTCCCAGAGTCTGCCGTGCACGCCGGTGCGCTCCTGCGACCTCCTGAGGTCTCTGGACCATGAGCAGTTGGAGAAATACCTGTGGAGCGAGCCGCAGCAGAATCAACCCAACATCGTGCAATCTCTGAGGGAGAAGTTTCGGTGTCTGAGCTCCAGTAGTTTTGCCTGA